The Xanthomonas fragariae genome has a segment encoding these proteins:
- the xopAD gene encoding XopAD/skwp family type III secretion system effector, which produces MKTSKVNLNASGTNWPFPREDQPRPAGEQAAASSRDSQPLLVRPPSKRRRVEQDEPGTATQRRVPLSVNAQTGASGCAWDRHAQQQPATHSHRRDDPTDRRGTPPERRSDRVSAYVGASSSHRRPQRATHGLEATADLRLTEQKSERAAGKRPREEREPYRQPKRPRYGLELTTADLHRAEHRLDSAAKKRLQAERERYRRQLEAHSRIDQTHNAYLCVAMARDNELARRMDCKLALPFLASNFHAQTNAKWLDKYLQMIGNARPAADLTHSDLDRCTELAAQYLYKTEWFNGASLKQLAHVGNKLSKHPNQPACMDAIAWIARQVDQANGPLGLDDHLSVLLLNAFAKNTNSGRCEHAVARLARHLHRGHQARQCLEAKGIGLALNAFSKWFDHPDCRSMAHSLAELLASNSRLRYAMDAQSIANTLNALSKWPDALVCKNAANALASRLADNHADLRNALKPQEVANALNALSKWPDTPDCKVAANALALRLADEPELCKDLDPQGVANALNALSKWPDTPDCEKAANALAARLVDEPELCKDFYPQGVANALNALSKWPDTPDCKVAANALALRLADEPELCKDLDPQGVASALNALSKWPDTPDCKVAANALALRLADEPELYKDLDPQGVASALNALSKWPDTPVCKDAANALASRLAEEPELCNALKRQYIANALNALSKWPDIPLCAVAVKALASRLAAEPELRKDLDPQEVGIALNALSKWPDTQVCKDVADALSLRLAAEPELRKDLDPQGVANVLNALSKWPNTQVCKDVANALTSRLAAEPELRNALKRQHIANALNALSKWPDIPLCAVAVKALALRLADELRLADEPGSCNALRPIDVTQALNALSKWPDTQVCKDVADALSLRLAAEPKLRKDLDPQGVANALNALSKWPDTPDCKDAANALASRMADDDPGLRNALNPLDVAHVLNALSKWPDTPVCKKAANVLSLRLADDPGLRNALNPLDVAHVLNALSKWPDTLVCKTAANVLALRLANEPKLRNDLDQQGVANVLNALGKWSDTPVCKDVANVLASRLTDDDPGLRNALKPQEVANALNALSKWPDTPVCKDVANALISRLAKEPELRNALKRQHIANALNALSKWPDTPLCAVAVKALALRLADELQLADDEPGSCNALRPIDVTQALNALSKWPDMPDCKTAANALASRLAAEPKLRNDLDPQGVANVLNALSKWPDMPDCKAAASELAPRLADDNPDLRNALNPQGVANALNALSKWPDTPDCQDAANALALRLANEPGLRNTLKPLDVAQVFNALSKWPDTPFCKAAASELAPRLADDDPDLRNALNPQGVANALNALSKWPDTPDCKDAANALASRLADDAGLRNALNRLDVAHVLNALSKWPDMPDCKTAANALASRLAAEPKLRNDLDPQGVANVLNALSKWPDTPDCEAAASALAPRLADDNPDLRNALNPQGVANALNALSKWPDTPHCKTAANVLALRLANEPGLRNALKPLDVAQVLNALSKWPDTPHCETAASALALRLADEPKLRNDLDPQHVANALNALSKWPDTPDCKTAANVLALRLANEPELFKDLDPQGLANVLNALSKWPDTPACTKAIDALAGRLAADHDLRNALKPLDVAQVLNALSKWPDTPACKKAASTLALRLAEDAGLRNALKPQEVANALNALSKWPDTPDCQKATSALASRLADDDPDLRNALNPQGVANALNALSKWPDTPDCREATSALASRLADDAGLRNALRPIGVSQALNALSKWPGRASCEKAIDALAGRLATDHDLRHALEAQDVVLSLNALSKSLGGAACRQTALLLAECLGSTELPWQQFEMIGLAMLANAMSRLRHLDDEQFQTLGSDKLQALAGHLELRRERFASASVSEIGLIFKALSSAQLHRQMRPLARPALERVAALMHDDGLRETNLEGLGSLCMGLLPLIRSPELTPRHRGHALRVFNTLQPIVARKIDSYLTVGGSRASAQTEQHATRCPALTFFQVLKTYAVVSRQWKPRHLEGARQQLRQRREQLAQWVDQTLERTREAIEADLGEMSWNLIAQIEAGDQVFDALDRRMAKEAPRIAQAHPPSRFDLGAGRLGMRSAPGQPVVPAPGIGSTTHIVVDLRGKQVSTNAAETDKPYSLFTRLTGLPLVEVQLPGSISTFMLARTLTYQDEPWRFDMFGGSRATRGNMSRPADLLSGASASPSLLPAIRYADTVPGSSLMKLIAKLAPQREDWSRMQRSLLEMVPSDHVVEGTLRLGFFDDVSGPAHPFKLTAPDGRPLALCPNDGCGFLKLEVALRIPAFRERVCAWEAVQAGRASQAQRDLLAKDKGPTRLAPQALQHFPRDQAALQEAHEAMRRRLQALPPKLSQLALYELATSGGYEGQRIRAVPSADNKVHLPRERSGAFDAAGGALLVGKPPYDKENLLPVPQAHVATAAQGDATAEFLAQSFGIQYSYTGFDDSSGDAAGSGPAMLHSKGMLIVVPARNWPAQFADVDLACSKEDLKTLSRWTAGRDRSAVPQDMLSTGSLRLKDIVEPGRMGALPIPELRKRNMDTDGDDAFVYAGYPRLAELIAREMADREVRRGQPRSFKPPKTATPAIDPDTGHYQPGRLSEIMSLQRGGQVMGTASTLAARFMAQPDQLREAMARKMMFGTYDGIERDLRDGLRQVLDGETTDPRVLLGQLRAQAHEAIGRAHMPEAREAAELLHAQLLELEPATARSAEAPHLPDALAEAFPTLARAYMAAPDADARLRAILDNYPVCLLSHAQFPEGQPGLIPDEPELSMRNLFTIAIKVGTDALKSDTGTALFAKIVESCERSERAFAERVRSVPYGKTTARAMHEGRFDAEQTKVLLQNMPTMAAGVMQDALHALQQAGLIDSPPPPAERLRAVKHEDIVRATEALLTRAREMEPVVTDMLTRAAELHGGRLEGMRHQFKSPGSLVEKFERQMALKHKTLEEAAAGMNDALRYSVVLEPRHFTAGLRGVLASLDDQGHVRVKLVNLFMRYRQAFKAVNVTLRSPEGALWEIQFHTPDTFKLKEQFHDLYKRSFALQLKDAASQARQRELQAPAQAAFSGVNAPPGCEEIDDWE; this is translated from the coding sequence ATGAAAACCTCCAAAGTCAATCTAAACGCATCGGGCACAAACTGGCCTTTCCCTCGAGAGGACCAGCCCAGGCCGGCCGGGGAGCAGGCTGCAGCCAGCTCCCGCGACAGTCAGCCGCTGCTCGTGCGGCCACCGTCCAAACGGCGGCGGGTAGAACAGGATGAGCCTGGGACGGCGACGCAACGTAGGGTTCCTTTGTCTGTGAATGCGCAAACTGGAGCCAGTGGCTGCGCATGGGACAGGCACGCTCAGCAACAGCCAGCCACTCACTCGCACCGGCGCGATGATCCTACCGACCGACGCGGTACCCCGCCCGAGCGACGCTCGGACAGAGTGTCCGCTTACGTCGGCGCCTCTTCGTCGCATCGTAGGCCACAACGAGCAACGCATGGTTTGGAGGCGACTGCGGATCTTCGTCTGACTGAGCAAAAGTCCGAACGGGCGGCAGGAAAACGACCGCGGGAAGAGCGAGAGCCGTATCGGCAGCCAAAGCGGCCAAGGTATGGCTTGGAGCTGACGACGGCCGATCTTCATCGGGCCGAACATCGGCTCGACTCGGCGGCAAAAAAACGGCTGCAGGCTGAACGAGAGCGGTATCGGCGACAGTTGGAAGCACACAGCCGGATAGATCAGACGCACAACGCTTACCTGTGCGTCGCCATGGCACGGGACAACGAGCTGGCGCGTCGTATGGATTGCAAGCTGGCCTTGCCCTTCCTGGCTTCGAACTTCCACGCGCAAACCAACGCGAAGTGGCTCGACAAATATCTTCAGATGATTGGCAATGCAAGGCCGGCCGCAGACCTAACGCACAGCGATCTCGATCGTTGCACCGAGCTTGCGGCGCAGTATCTATATAAGACCGAGTGGTTCAACGGTGCATCTCTGAAACAACTAGCCCATGTAGGCAACAAGCTGAGCAAGCATCCGAACCAGCCAGCGTGCATGGATGCAATCGCGTGGATCGCCAGACAGGTGGATCAGGCCAATGGTCCATTGGGGCTGGATGACCACCTGTCAGTCCTACTCCTGAACGCCTTCGCCAAGAACACCAACAGCGGCAGGTGCGAACACGCAGTGGCTCGTCTGGCACGTCACCTGCACCGTGGCCACCAGGCCCGGCAGTGTCTGGAAGCGAAGGGCATCGGCCTGGCACTCAATGCCTTCAGCAAGTGGTTCGATCACCCGGACTGCCGGTCCATGGCGCACTCGCTCGCCGAGTTGCTCGCCAGCAACAGCCGCTTGCGTTATGCGATGGATGCGCAGAGCATCGCCAATACGCTCAACGCCCTGAGCAAATGGCCCGACGCGCTGGTTTGCAAAAATGCCGCCAACGCGCTGGCCTCGCGGCTGGCAGACAACCATGCCGATTTGCGCAACGCCCTCAAACCGCAAGAAGTAGCCAACGCGCTCAACGCTCTGAGCAAATGGCCCGACACGCCTGACTGCAAAGTAGCCGCCAACGCGCTGGCCTTGCGGCTGGCCGACGAGCCCGAGTTGTGCAAAGACCTCGACCCGCAAGGCGTGGCCAACGCGTTGAACGCCCTGAGTAAATGGCCCGACACGCCTGACTGCGAGAAGGCCGCCAACGCGCTGGCCGCGCGGCTGGTCGACGAGCCCGAGTTGTGCAAAGACTTCTACCCCCAAGGCGTGGCCAACGCGTTGAACGCTCTGAGCAAATGGCCCGACACGCCTGACTGCAAAGTAGCCGCCAACGCGCTGGCCTTGCGGCTGGCCGACGAGCCCGAGTTGTGCAAAGACCTCGACCCGCAAGGCGTGGCCAGCGCGTTGAACGCTCTGAGCAAATGGCCCGACACGCCTGACTGCAAAGTAGCCGCCAACGCGCTGGCCTTGCGGCTGGCCGACGAGCCCGAGTTGTACAAGGACCTTGACCCGCAAGGCGTGGCCAGCGCGTTGAACGCTTTGAGCAAATGGCCCGACACGCCGGTCTGCAAAGATGCCGCCAACGCACTGGCCTCGCGACTGGCCGAAGAACCCGAGTTGTGCAACGCCCTCAAACGGCAATACATCGCAAACGCGCTCAACGCTCTGAGCAAATGGCCTGACATACCGCTCTGCGCCGTCGCCGTTAAGGCGCTGGCTTCGCGGCTGGCCGCCGAGCCTGAGTTGCGCAAAGACCTCGACCCGCAAGAAGTGGGCATTGCACTGAATGCCCTGAGCAAATGGCCCGACACGCAGGTCTGCAAAGATGTCGCCGACGCGCTGTCCTTGCGGCTGGCCGCCGAGCCCGAGTTGCGCAAAGACCTCGACCCGCAAGGCGTGGCCAACGTGCTCAACGCCCTGAGCAAATGGCCCAACACGCAGGTCTGCAAAGATGTCGCCAACGCACTGACCTCGCGACTGGCCGCCGAGCCCGAATTGCGCAACGCCCTCAAACGGCAACACATTGCCAACGCACTCAACGCTCTGAGCAAATGGCCCGACATACCGCTCTGCGCTGTTGCCGTTAAGGCGCTGGCCTTGCGGCTGGCCGACGAGCTCCGGCTGGCCGACGAGCCAGGGTCGTGCAACGCCCTCCGCCCTATTGACGTGACCCAAGCGCTCAACGCCCTGAGCAAATGGCCCGACACGCAGGTCTGCAAAGATGTCGCCGACGCGCTGTCCTTGCGGCTGGCCGCCGAGCCCAAATTGCGCAAAGACCTCGACCCGCAAGGCGTGGCCAATGCGCTTAACGCCCTGAGTAAATGGCCCGACACGCCAGATTGCAAAGATGCCGCCAACGCGCTGGCCTCGCGGATGGCCGACGACGATCCCGGTTTGCGCAACGCCCTCAATCCGCTAGACGTGGCCCACGTATTGAACGCCCTGAGCAAATGGCCCGACACGCCGGTCTGCAAGAAGGCCGCCAACGTACTGTCCTTGCGGCTGGCCGACGATCCCGGTTTGCGCAACGCCCTCAATCCGCTAGACGTGGCCCACGTGTTGAACGCCCTGAGTAAATGGCCCGACACGCTGGTCTGCAAGACTGCCGCCAACGTACTGGCCTTGCGGCTGGCCAACGAGCCCAAATTGCGCAACGACCTCGACCAGCAAGGCGTGGCCAACGTGCTCAACGCCCTGGGCAAATGGTCCGACACGCCGGTCTGCAAAGATGTCGCCAACGTGCTGGCCTCGCGGCTGACCGACGACGATCCCGGTTTGCGCAACGCCCTCAAACCGCAAGAAGTAGCGAACGCGCTCAACGCCCTGAGCAAATGGCCCGATACGCCAGTCTGCAAAGATGTCGCCAACGCACTGATCTCGCGACTGGCCAAAGAACCCGAGTTGCGCAACGCCCTCAAACGGCAACACATCGCGAACGCGCTCAACGCTCTGAGCAAATGGCCTGACACACCGCTCTGCGCCGTCGCCGTTAAGGCGCTGGCCTTGCGGCTGGCCGACGAGCTACAGCTAGCCGACGATGAGCCAGGGTCGTGCAACGCCCTACGTCCTATTGACGTGACCCAAGCGCTCAACGCCCTGAGCAAATGGCCCGACATGCCTGACTGCAAGACCGCCGCCAACGCGCTGGCCTCGCGGCTGGCCGCCGAGCCCAAATTGCGCAACGACCTCGACCCGCAAGGCGTGGCCAATGTGCTCAACGCCCTGAGCAAATGGCCCGACATGCCTGACTGCAAGGCCGCCGCCAGCGAGTTGGCCCCGCGGCTGGCCGACGACAATCCCGATTTGCGCAACGCTCTCAATCCGCAAGGCGTGGCCAACGCGTTGAACGCCCTGAGCAAATGGCCTGACACGCCAGACTGCCAAGATGCCGCCAACGCGCTGGCCTTGCGGCTGGCCAACGAGCCCGGTTTGCGCAACACCCTCAAACCGCTAGACGTGGCCCAGGTGTTTAACGCACTGAGTAAATGGCCCGACACGCCGTTCTGCAAGGCCGCCGCCAGCGAGCTGGCCCCGCGGCTGGCCGACGACGATCCCGATTTGCGCAACGCTCTCAATCCGCAAGGCGTGGCCAACGCGTTGAACGCCCTGAGCAAATGGCCTGACACGCCAGATTGCAAAGATGCCGCCAACGCGCTGGCCTCGCGGCTGGCCGACGATGCCGGTTTGCGCAACGCCCTCAATCGGCTAGACGTGGCCCACGTGTTGAACGCCCTGAGTAAATGGCCCGACATGCCTGACTGCAAGACCGCTGCCAACGCGCTGGCCTCGCGGCTGGCCGCCGAGCCCAAATTGCGCAACGACCTCGACCCGCAAGGCGTGGCCAATGTGCTCAACGCCCTGAGCAAATGGCCCGACACGCCGGACTGCGAGGCGGCCGCCAGCGCTCTGGCTCCGCGGCTGGCCGACGACAATCCCGATTTGCGCAACGCTCTCAATCCGCAAGGCGTGGCCAACGCGTTGAACGCCCTGAGTAAATGGCCCGACACACCGCATTGCAAGACCGCCGCCAACGTACTGGCCTTGCGGCTGGCCAACGAGCCCGGTTTGCGCAACGCCCTCAAACCGCTAGACGTGGCCCAGGTGTTGAACGCCCTGAGCAAATGGCCCGACACGCCACACTGCGAAACCGCCGCCAGCGCGCTGGCTTTGCGGTTGGCCGACGAGCCCAAATTGCGCAACGACCTCGACCCGCAACACGTGGCCAATGCGTTGAACGCCCTGAGCAAATGGCCCGACACACCGGACTGCAAGACCGCCGCCAACGTACTGGCCTTGCGGCTGGCCAACGAGCCCGAGTTGTTCAAAGACCTCGACCCGCAAGGCCTGGCCAACGTGCTCAACGCCTTGAGCAAATGGCCCGACACGCCTGCATGCACGAAGGCCATCGACGCCTTGGCCGGGCGGCTGGCTGCAGACCACGATTTGCGCAACGCCCTCAAACCGCTAGACGTGGCCCAAGTGTTGAACGCCCTGAGCAAATGGCCCGATACGCCGGCGTGCAAGAAGGCCGCCAGCACTCTGGCCCTTCGGCTAGCCGAGGATGCCGGTTTGCGCAACGCCCTCAAACCTCAAGAAGTGGCCAACGCGTTGAACGCACTGAGCAAATGGCCCGACACGCCGGACTGCCAAAAGGCCACCAGCGCACTGGCCTCGCGGCTGGCCGACGACGATCCCGATTTGCGCAACGCTCTCAATCCGCAAGGCGTGGCCAACGCGTTGAACGCCCTGAGCAAATGGCCCGACACGCCGGACTGCCGCGAGGCCACCAGCGCACTGGCCTCGCGGCTGGCCGACGATGCCGGTTTGCGCAACGCTCTACGCCCTATTGGCGTGAGCCAAGCGCTCAACGCCCTGAGCAAATGGCCCGGACGCGCGAGCTGCGAGAAGGCCATCGACGCCTTGGCCGGGCGGCTGGCTACGGACCACGATTTGCGACACGCACTGGAAGCGCAGGACGTGGTCTTGTCGCTCAATGCGCTAAGCAAATCGCTTGGAGGGGCTGCTTGTCGCCAGACAGCATTGCTGCTCGCCGAGTGCTTAGGCTCGACAGAGCTGCCATGGCAACAGTTCGAGATGATTGGGCTCGCCATGCTGGCCAACGCGATGTCCCGTCTGCGGCACCTGGACGATGAACAATTCCAAACCTTGGGTAGCGACAAACTGCAGGCGCTGGCCGGGCACCTGGAGCTGCGTCGCGAGCGCTTCGCGTCCGCTTCGGTCTCGGAGATCGGGCTGATCTTCAAGGCCCTTTCATCGGCGCAGCTTCATCGCCAGATGCGCCCCCTGGCACGACCAGCGCTGGAGCGGGTCGCAGCGCTCATGCACGACGATGGATTACGCGAAACGAACCTCGAGGGGCTAGGCAGCCTGTGCATGGGCCTGCTGCCGCTGATCCGCAGTCCGGAGCTGACCCCTCGCCATCGCGGTCACGCCCTGCGCGTATTCAACACCTTGCAGCCGATCGTAGCGCGCAAGATCGACTCGTACCTCACAGTCGGTGGCTCACGTGCATCGGCCCAGACCGAACAGCACGCCACGCGTTGCCCGGCGTTGACGTTCTTCCAGGTGCTCAAGACCTACGCGGTGGTGAGCCGGCAATGGAAGCCGCGCCACCTCGAAGGCGCGCGCCAGCAATTGCGCCAGCGCCGCGAGCAGCTGGCGCAATGGGTCGACCAGACGCTCGAGCGCACGCGCGAGGCCATCGAGGCGGACCTCGGCGAGATGAGCTGGAACCTGATCGCGCAGATCGAGGCGGGCGACCAGGTGTTCGACGCCCTGGACCGGCGCATGGCCAAGGAGGCGCCAAGGATCGCGCAGGCCCATCCACCGAGCCGCTTCGACCTGGGCGCCGGGCGCCTGGGCATGCGTTCGGCACCCGGCCAGCCCGTCGTGCCGGCACCCGGCATTGGCAGCACCACCCACATCGTGGTCGATCTGCGTGGCAAGCAAGTGTCGACCAACGCGGCCGAGACGGACAAGCCTTACTCGCTGTTCACGCGGCTGACGGGCCTGCCGCTGGTGGAGGTTCAGCTGCCGGGATCGATTTCGACGTTCATGCTCGCGCGCACGCTCACCTACCAGGACGAGCCCTGGCGCTTCGACATGTTCGGCGGCAGCCGCGCCACGCGCGGCAACATGAGCCGCCCCGCCGATCTGCTGTCCGGCGCCTCTGCATCGCCGTCGCTGCTGCCGGCGATCCGCTATGCCGACACCGTCCCGGGCAGCAGCCTGATGAAGCTCATCGCCAAGCTGGCCCCGCAGCGCGAGGACTGGTCGCGCATGCAGCGCTCGCTGCTGGAGATGGTGCCGAGCGACCACGTCGTGGAGGGCACGCTGCGCCTGGGCTTTTTCGACGACGTCAGCGGCCCTGCGCACCCGTTCAAGCTCACAGCCCCCGACGGGCGCCCCCTGGCGCTGTGCCCCAACGATGGCTGCGGCTTTCTGAAGCTGGAGGTGGCCCTGCGCATCCCGGCCTTCCGTGAGCGCGTCTGTGCCTGGGAAGCGGTGCAGGCCGGCCGGGCCAGCCAAGCCCAGCGCGACCTTCTGGCCAAGGACAAGGGACCCACGCGGCTGGCACCGCAGGCGCTGCAGCACTTCCCGCGCGACCAGGCGGCGCTGCAAGAGGCGCACGAGGCGATGCGGCGCAGGCTGCAGGCGCTGCCGCCCAAGCTGAGCCAACTGGCGCTGTACGAGCTGGCCACCAGCGGCGGCTACGAGGGCCAGAGAATCCGGGCGGTGCCCTCCGCCGACAATAAGGTGCACCTGCCGCGCGAGCGCAGCGGCGCCTTCGATGCCGCCGGCGGCGCCTTGCTGGTCGGCAAGCCGCCTTACGACAAGGAGAACCTGCTGCCGGTGCCGCAGGCGCATGTCGCTACCGCAGCGCAGGGCGATGCCACGGCCGAGTTCCTTGCGCAGTCCTTCGGCATCCAGTACAGCTACACCGGCTTCGACGACAGCTCGGGCGACGCAGCCGGCAGCGGCCCGGCGATGCTGCACAGCAAGGGCATGCTCATCGTGGTGCCGGCGCGGAACTGGCCGGCGCAGTTCGCCGACGTGGACCTGGCCTGCTCCAAGGAAGATCTCAAGACCCTGTCGCGCTGGACGGCCGGACGCGACCGCAGTGCCGTGCCGCAGGACATGCTCAGCACCGGCAGCCTGCGGCTCAAGGACATCGTAGAACCCGGGCGCATGGGCGCCCTGCCGATCCCGGAGCTGCGCAAGCGCAACATGGACACCGACGGTGACGATGCGTTCGTGTACGCGGGCTACCCCAGGCTGGCGGAGCTGATCGCGCGCGAGATGGCCGATCGTGAGGTGCGGCGCGGCCAGCCACGCTCCTTCAAACCGCCGAAGACCGCCACGCCGGCCATCGACCCAGACACCGGCCACTACCAGCCCGGGCGGCTGTCCGAGATCATGTCGCTGCAGCGTGGCGGCCAGGTCATGGGCACGGCCAGCACCCTGGCGGCGCGCTTCATGGCGCAGCCCGACCAGCTGCGCGAGGCAATGGCGCGCAAGATGATGTTCGGTACTTACGACGGCATCGAGCGCGACCTGCGCGACGGCTTGCGCCAGGTGCTCGACGGCGAGACCACAGATCCCCGGGTGTTGTTGGGGCAACTGCGCGCCCAGGCGCACGAAGCGATCGGACGCGCCCATATGCCAGAGGCGCGTGAAGCGGCCGAACTGCTGCACGCGCAGCTGCTTGAGCTCGAACCGGCGACGGCTCGCTCAGCCGAGGCGCCGCACCTGCCCGACGCGCTGGCTGAAGCGTTCCCAACGCTCGCCCGTGCCTACATGGCCGCGCCCGATGCCGACGCACGTCTGCGCGCCATCCTCGACAACTACCCGGTGTGCCTGTTGTCGCATGCGCAGTTCCCGGAGGGGCAACCAGGGCTCATCCCCGACGAGCCGGAACTGAGCATGCGCAACCTGTTCACTATCGCCATTAAGGTAGGAACCGATGCGCTGAAATCCGACACCGGCACAGCGCTGTTCGCCAAGATCGTGGAGTCTTGCGAACGATCCGAGCGAGCGTTCGCCGAGCGGGTACGCAGCGTGCCGTACGGCAAGACGACTGCCCGGGCCATGCACGAGGGCCGCTTCGACGCCGAGCAGACCAAGGTGCTCCTGCAGAACATGCCGACGATGGCGGCGGGCGTCATGCAAGACGCGCTGCACGCGCTGCAGCAGGCAGGCCTGATCGACTCGCCGCCACCGCCGGCCGAGCGCCTGCGCGCCGTGAAACACGAGGACATCGTGCGTGCGACCGAGGCCCTGCTCACACGCGCCAGAGAGATGGAGCCCGTGGTCACCGACATGCTGACGCGCGCCGCCGAGCTCCATGGTGGGCGACTGGAGGGAATGCGCCATCAATTCAAATCGCCCGGCTCGCTGGTGGAAAAATTCGAGCGGCAAATGGCTTTGAAACACAAGACCCTGGAAGAAGCGGCCGCTGGCATGAACGACGCCCTGCGCTATAGCGTGGTACTGGAGCCGCGGCACTTCACCGCCGGCCTGCGCGGCGTGCTGGCTTCGCTGGACGATCAGGGCCATGTGCGCGTCAAGCTGGTCAACTTGTTCATGCGGTACCGGCAGGCATTCAAGGCAGTCAACGTCACGCTGCGCAGCCCCGAAGGCGCGCTCTGGGAGATCCAGTTCCACACGCCGGACACCTTCAAGCTCAAGGAGCAATTCCACGACCTGTACAAGCGCAGCTTTGCGCTGCAGCTTAAGGACGCCGCCTCACAGGCCAGGCAGCGCGAACTGCAGGCGCCTGCGCAGGCGGCCTTCAGCGGCGTGAATGCGCCGCCGGGCTGCGAGGAGATCGACGATTGGGAATAA
- a CDS encoding PQQ-dependent sugar dehydrogenase produces MKRQATTLITASILAAALAACGKAPELNQHGATPELPTPDRGLLPDMTIAEPAAWNERKPTVPAGYRITAIATDLGIPRQTLVLPNGDILVAEGRGGSAPNLKPKDVIAGAIKAKGTSPVKSGNRLTLLRDANGDGTYELKTVFADKLNAPYGLALIGNALYVANQDALVRFAYRDGQTQATGAPGKVTDLPSAINHHWTKALTASADGRYLYVAIGSNSNITERGMIAEVERARVWQVDAATGAHKPYATGLRNPTALAIQPGTGALWAVVNERDEIGPNLVPDYLTSVRKDGFYGWPYSYWGKNVDKRVMPQDPQKIASAIVPDYALGSHVAALGVAFSSTAMGSKFADGVFVGEHGSWNRDPPAGYKVVFVPFREGHPAGDPIDFVSGFHGEDGKTRGRPVGVTVDPRGALIVADDLANIIWRVTPETTTASPQ; encoded by the coding sequence ATGAAGCGTCAGGCAACCACACTCATCACGGCTTCCATTCTTGCCGCAGCGTTGGCCGCATGCGGTAAGGCACCTGAGCTCAATCAGCACGGTGCAACGCCAGAACTGCCTACGCCCGATCGTGGTTTATTGCCCGACATGACCATCGCCGAGCCGGCCGCTTGGAATGAGCGTAAACCGACCGTGCCCGCAGGTTACCGGATCACTGCGATTGCCACCGATCTAGGCATTCCGCGCCAGACCCTGGTGCTGCCGAATGGCGACATTCTGGTGGCCGAAGGCCGTGGCGGCTCCGCACCGAATCTCAAGCCCAAGGACGTCATTGCCGGCGCGATCAAGGCAAAGGGTACGTCGCCGGTCAAAAGCGGCAATCGCTTGACCTTGTTGCGCGATGCCAACGGCGATGGCACCTATGAGTTGAAGACCGTGTTCGCCGACAAGCTCAACGCGCCGTACGGACTTGCGCTGATCGGCAACGCGCTCTACGTCGCCAATCAGGATGCGCTAGTGCGTTTTGCGTATCGCGATGGCCAGACGCAAGCGACCGGCGCGCCGGGCAAGGTCACCGACTTGCCATCGGCGATCAATCACCACTGGACCAAAGCGCTGACCGCCAGCGCCGACGGTCGCTATCTTTATGTGGCGATCGGCTCCAACAGCAATATCACCGAGCGCGGCATGATTGCCGAAGTGGAGCGTGCTCGAGTGTGGCAAGTGGATGCGGCGACCGGCGCGCACAAGCCGTACGCCACCGGCCTGCGCAATCCCACTGCGCTCGCTATCCAGCCGGGGACCGGCGCATTGTGGGCCGTGGTCAACGAGCGCGACGAAATCGGCCCGAATCTGGTGCCCGATTATCTGACCTCGGTGCGCAAAGACGGATTCTACGGCTGGCCCTACAGCTATTGGGGCAAAAACGTTGACAAGCGCGTGATGCCGCAGGATCCGCAGAAAATTGCATCGGCTATCGTTCCTGACTACGCGTTGGGCTCGCATGTGGCCGCACTTGGTGTGGCGTTTTCGTCTACAGCGATGGGCTCAAAATTCGCGGACGGCGTGTTCGTCGGCGAGCACGGCAGTTGGAATCGCGACCCGCCAGCAGGCTACAAGGTGGTGTTCGTGCCGTTCCGTGAAGGTCACCCGGCAGGCGACCCGATCGACTTCGTTTCTGGCTTCCATGGCGAAGACGGCAAGACCCGCGGCCGACCGGTCGGTGTCACCGTCGACCCACGTGGTGCATTGATCGTCGCCGATGACTTGGCCAACATCATCTGGCGTGTCACGCCTGAGACGACCACTGCTTCGCCGCAGTAA